One region of Acomys russatus chromosome 8, mAcoRus1.1, whole genome shotgun sequence genomic DNA includes:
- the Mix23 gene encoding protein MIX23 codes for MAAPSGGVNCEEFAEFQELLKVMRTIDDRIVHELNTTVPTASFAGKIDASQTCKQLYESLMAAHVSRDRVIKNCIAQTSAVVNRLREEREKNLDDLTLLKQLRKEQTKLKWMQSELNVEEVVNDRSWKVFNERCRIHFKPPKNE; via the exons ATGGCGGCGCCCAGTGGCGGTGTGAACTGTGAAGAGTTCGCCGAGTTCCAG gaATTACTCAAGGTGATGAGGACAATTGATGACAGAATAGTACATGAATTAAACACTACGGTTCCAACAGCTTCCTTTGCAGGGAAAATTGATGCCAGCCAAACCTGTAAACAACTTTATGAATCT TTGATGGCAGCTCATGTCAGTAGGGACAGAGTTATAAAGAACTGTATAGCCCAGACTTCAGCAGTAGTAAACCGTCTCCGAGAAGAGCGAGAGAAGAATCTGGATGACTTGACGTTATTAAAGCAGCTTAGGAAGGAGCAGACGAAG TTGAAATGGATGCAATCAGAGCTAAATGTCGAAGAAGTGGTAAATGACAGGAGCTGGAAG GTGTTTAATGAGCGCTGCCGAATTCACTTCAAGCCTCCAAAGAATGAgtag